The genomic DNA TTATCCCTCTGTCGAAAGTCTCCCTGTCTTCAGCAGGTATTCTTTCAAAAAAAGTTTCATAGCTTACATCAAAAGACTGCGGTTCGTATCCGAATATTCGGTAGGTCTCATCGCTCCAGGCCACCTCCCCTGTTTCAATGTTCCATTCCCAGTTTCCCACATGGGCAATTTTCTGGGCATTGGCAAGCGACTTTTCACTGTTCCAGAGTTCCTCTTCGGCAAGCTCTCTCTCTGAAATTTCCATTTCAAGAATTTCATTCATCTCTTTCGATTTACGGGCAAGGCCTTCGGCCCTGTCTTTCACGATAAGGGCCTCTCTGCGGCTTTTCATAAGAAGAAGTGAAAAAATAATAAAGAGAAAGACCGTTACCAAAAGCACATAGATGAGAACATTGCGGATGATATGGTAGGAATGAAAGGCGTCAGCCATATCGATTTCTGTGGTCATGCCCAAATAGTAACGCTCGTCCCAGAGCCACACGCCAACGACAGGCACTCCCCGGTAATCACGGTAGCCGGCCATATCCGATCCTTTTCCCTCCCTGAGAGCGCTTTGTACCATGCGGGTCAGGGGCTGTTCGTCCCTTGAAATCGGCGAAAGCCCGCCTTCCATGAGATTAACGCCGGGATCTCTAATAGAAAGGTTGAGAATGCCCCGCTGCCCCTCCTTTATAAGCCCCGCTTTAACGAGAGGATCATCGAAACGGCTCTCCGATATGAGCATGCCCTCTTTGTTAAAGGCATAACTCTCTCCCGAATCACCGATGCGGCCGAGCTTGAAGATGCGTGTAAAATCAAGTGAGGGATCGATCCTCACGGTAAGAAGCGCCATCACCCTTTGTGTGCCGTCATAAACAGGGACGCCGAGAAACATGGTGGGCTCCTCCATGGAAAGATTACCCGCCGGGTCCGGCAAGGGAACATCTGTCCGCATTGGAGAAGTGACAAAGCTTTTTCCCCTGAATCCTCTTTCAAGGTAATCTTCTTTGCCGGCAAGCAGGTTGACTGTCCCTATACTTTCGTCTCTTTTGGAAGCAATATTGATATAATCGGGAGAAATAATGAAAAAGCCAAGATCGTTATGATCACTGAGAATGGGCTGAAAGGTCTTCCGTAACTCAAGGAGCGCCGGTGAAACAAAAAGTTCTTCTTTCTCCCGTCCCACTGCGAGCTGCGCTCTTACAAAGCGCTTTACATCGGGACGGGAAGCCCAGTAATGCAAATCACCGATATGATCATTGGCCCAGCCGTTAAAAGCCTGGTAAGTTGTTGAAAGGACGGTAGAAAGGGCGGTTTCCACGTCATCCCTCATGTTCGCTTTAATGTACTTTATTGCATAAAATGAAGCAAGGGACACAAAAAAAATGATAATGGCCAAAATAGCGAGGATGAGACCCGTACCGGCATACCACGATTCTTCACGAACTATTTTTGTCTCATCCATGCCACCCATTAAATATTCCTCTAATAGTTACAGCAGGAGAAAAGAAAAACACTTTTTTTATAATTCATGAGCTTACCCTATGGATGCAGTGAAGCGCTCAGGCGCCGAAGGCATGAGAAGAGAGCATTTCCCATAGAGCTAAATCACAAGAGAGCGCCATCACTCATTTTTAGGAATGACAATAATGCTTGATTCCTCATCCATAAAGTAGTTTTTCTTGTCCTCTTCATAATTGTAGCCAATCTCCGTGCCGGGAGGAATTTTGGCCCCCTTGTCGATAATGGCCATATTTATCTTGCACCCCTCCCCAATCTCTACATCATCCATAAGGATGGAATTTATAATACTGGAATCGCTGTGAATATAAACATTCCTGCCCATAACCGAATCCTGGACCTTTCCTCCCCTGATAATAGACCCCTCGGAAACGACGGAATTTATGACACTCCCTCTTCTGCCGTGTTTGTCATAGCAGAACTTGGCCGGCGGGGCGCCGTAGCTTGCCGTCCTGATGGGCCACTGCCTGTTGTAAAGATTAAAGTCGGCGTCAATCTTCTTCAGGTCCATATTGGCCTCCCAGTAAGCTTTTATGGTGCCCACATCACGCCAGTAACCCTTCTCTTTCTCAGAAACACCTGGAATTTCATTTTTCATAAAATCGTAGGCAAAAAGCCTGTGGTCCTTGTAAATACCGGGCAGAATGGTCTTCCCAAAGTCATGGTCCGTATCCTTCTTTGCATCTTCTTCCAGCACATTGATCAGGAAGTCGGCATTGAAAAGATAATTTCCCATGGAGATAAAGGCCTTTGAAGCATCTTCCGGCATGGGCGCCGGCTCTTTGGGCTTTTCCTGAAAACCCTTTACCCTTAAGTCGGGCTCTACCTGGATGACACCGAAGCTGGCAGCCTCTTCCAGGGGCACAGGAAGAGCGGAAACGCTCGCGTCGGCTTCGTTTGCCACATGAAAATCAATCATCTGCCTGATATCCATCCTGTAGATATGGTCAGCGCCGAAAATAGCCACAATATCAGGTTTGAAATTCTTGATAAGGTTCAGGTTCTGATAAATGGCATCAGCCGTTCCTTTATACCACTCTTCTCCCGTCCTCATCTGGGCGGGAACGATAGTAAAAAACTGGTCTTTGAGCAGGGTCCCGAATCGCCAGCCGTCTCTCAGGTGCTCCATAAGGGACTGGGCCTTGAACTGGGTAAGGACGTAGCAGGCATACATACCGGAATTTATAAAGTTACTGAGCACAAAATCTATGATCCTGTACTTGCCGCCAAAAGGAACAGCCGGCTTGGCC from Deltaproteobacteria bacterium includes the following:
- the glgC gene encoding glucose-1-phosphate adenylyltransferase: MSSGNRKVLAMIMAGGKGTRLYPMTKERAKPAVPFGGKYRIIDFVLSNFINSGMYACYVLTQFKAQSLMEHLRDGWRFGTLLKDQFFTIVPAQMRTGEEWYKGTADAIYQNLNLIKNFKPDIVAIFGADHIYRMDIRQMIDFHVANEADASVSALPVPLEEAASFGVIQVEPDLRVKGFQEKPKEPAPMPEDASKAFISMGNYLFNADFLINVLEEDAKKDTDHDFGKTILPGIYKDHRLFAYDFMKNEIPGVSEKEKGYWRDVGTIKAYWEANMDLKKIDADFNLYNRQWPIRTASYGAPPAKFCYDKHGRRGSVINSVVSEGSIIRGGKVQDSVMGRNVYIHSDSSIINSILMDDVEIGEGCKINMAIIDKGAKIPPGTEIGYNYEEDKKNYFMDEESSIIVIPKNE
- a CDS encoding ATP-binding protein; amino-acid sequence: MGGMDETKIVREESWYAGTGLILAILAIIIFFVSLASFYAIKYIKANMRDDVETALSTVLSTTYQAFNGWANDHIGDLHYWASRPDVKRFVRAQLAVGREKEELFVSPALLELRKTFQPILSDHNDLGFFIISPDYINIASKRDESIGTVNLLAGKEDYLERGFRGKSFVTSPMRTDVPLPDPAGNLSMEEPTMFLGVPVYDGTQRVMALLTVRIDPSLDFTRIFKLGRIGDSGESYAFNKEGMLISESRFDDPLVKAGLIKEGQRGILNLSIRDPGVNLMEGGLSPISRDEQPLTRMVQSALREGKGSDMAGYRDYRGVPVVGVWLWDERYYLGMTTEIDMADAFHSYHIIRNVLIYVLLVTVFLFIIFSLLLMKSRREALIVKDRAEGLARKSKEMNEILEMEISERELAEEELWNSEKSLANAQKIAHVGNWEWNIETGEVAWSDETYRIFGYEPQSFDVSYETFFERIPAEDRETFDRGIKDALDKIKPFNVEHRVLRMDGSECIVNEEGEVHCNEEGKAVCVIGIVHDITEHKRAEAEIKEARRIAETANKAKSEFLANMSHEIRTPMTTIVGMGELLSETSLLKEQREYLSAINRGGDNLLALINDILDLSKIESGKFELEAVDFNLAEEIQKVIVLFDYKVKEKGLELFKIIDGKLPLNVKGDPVRLRQVLTNLISNAIKFTEKGSVTLHISPHGTSSADRDCKLRFSVADTGIGISEDKLEEVFSEFSQADSSTTRIYGGTGLGLAISRKLARMMNGDIYAESRLGEGTVFHFTAKLERSSLQKEEVIAAGKKTLSAAVPLHAVKSEKPLNILVVEDSDDNRLIIGSYLKGQSLNIDYAENGQTGFDMFTEKAYDLVFMDIQMPVMDGYRATSRIRHWEEEKGKKKTPVIALTAHAMKEEKEKCLLMGCSDYISKPVKKKVLIETINSYAGRRSHGR